aaaagagagatacGTGTGGTGCAGACCTTATAGAATTTCCCAAAGTTTCGTAGTTTTGCGAGAAAATACAATAGTTTGGTTAATAATTGCCTTAATAAACTAAAGAGGAATATTGTTTAATATGAACTTAAATTTAAAACAGatgtaaaaaacaaaaacaaattaatttccaaaacttttaaaaaaataataaattattgtcCGAAATACATAAACAATATGAATGGTctaaaatgtaaaaataatttaaaagaaaccAATCAATTATACCTCAAATGATATAGTTTTTTCATATTTAGTTAAAAGATTGGAATTTGAGTCTctaatttttgataaaaaaaaatataaaaataattttcgggagaaaagtggaaaagaaaaaggaagatatTTTACGATAACGAtagaaaggaaaggaaagagaAGAATGAAGTTTGCGTTGGAGAATCCAGATGGCGGTCTTAGCCTCCGTCAATGTGTCACACATTCACCGCACTTGTCTCCCTTCTTTTCTTCAAACATTTCTTCTTCGATTGAATTCAAATTAGCCTCTGAAAATGAAACTCCAGTGTCACACATTGCTGCGAAGAGCACCACTAACTACTTTTCCTTTCAATTCCACCTCTAATGGCACCACCACAACCCTAACCCTCTCTGTCTTTCGATGCCACCAAACTCATCCTCATCAACGCCTCAGATTCATTCCCGCTTACACCAAAACGGGACCCTCGCCACTTGTTGATGTCAATAACAACCAggtacaacaacaacaacaacaagagcaAGAAGATCTAGAGGCTCGCGTTGAGAAGGTAATATAATCAACAAACTTAGGTTTCATGATCTTTATTTGACTTAGCATAATTGCTTTCTAATTTATTAGCGATGAAACTTTTAATTTGCAGATTATATATAGATGCCGCTTCTTGGCTATTTTTGGAGTCTTTGGTTCTTTAATTGGATCTTTCTTATGTTTCATCAaggtatatatgtgtgtgtgcaTTTGATTCATTGTTTCCACATATTTGATTCACTTAATTAGTTCTTCATCACCATGTAGGGTTCCACAATTGTTGCAGAGTCGTTTACCTCATACCTTGTAGACCGCACTAAAATTATCCAAATGCTCATAGAGGCTATTGGTAACTCACTCACTCTTCTTTAAACACCATATCATTTAATTTGTATGTCTGTTTCTAACTTgggttgttgatgatgatgtagATGTGTATCTTTTAGGAACAGTGATGCTGGTGTTTGGAATGGGCCTCTATGAGCTCTTTGTCAGTAATCTTGGTAGTGCAAGCTCTCTGCCTGATCAAGATCCTTCTCACAGATCAAATCTCTTTGGCTTATTCGTTCTTAAGGTGCTTGCTTTATTCTCACATTCTCATCAACTGCTTAGCTTCTACATCTTCTAAATTGTAGGCAGAGATTTGCTTATAGATtacttttctttgattttatggATAACCAATGTTAAGCATGAACTAAATCTGGATCCCAAGTTGGGAGGAGTATGTTGGATTTTCAATGCTGGAGGTACACTCCGATGCTCAAATCAGAAATAgtctaaaaatataaagattAGAGGTTAATAGCATATTGAGCGAATGTTACAATCCTGGGATGACTTGATTGGGATCTCCCCGGATTTCATGCTTATTCATTGAGAATACAATTTAGAATGCACTCTGAAGCCGACATGCCCCTAGGGGGGTGTTCATGGTCCGTTTAGTGTCCTTGTCAGATATATAACCATTCATGTTGTCTTTTTCTATCTGCTTAAGTTTTTTGGATGAGTGATTTCATGACAGTCCTCAATCAGCTAGGAAGCTAATCCGTaacaattgaaaaaattaatcaGCACTAACGCAGTATAATCACTGGATTTTCAAAACTCAGCATACTCTCATACTCTATGAAGAGTATAGTACTGCAAATGTTAACTTCTTACTGTGTTCTCTTATTGGTCGACTCTATCATCTAATGGAATAAGACTTGGTTATAATTGTCTAAAGACAAAAAGATATGTTATTTACCTAGTACAACATTTCCCTTTTTCTTAACAAGCTCTGTCTCTTCCAAGTTAGTTACACTATATGTTGTTTTTTAATCAGGAGAGACCAAAATGGTTGGAGATATCAACAGTGAATGAACTGAAAACCAAGGTTGGGCATGTCATAGTGATGCTTCTTCTGATTGGTCTCTTTGacaaaagtaaaagagctgttATACAAACTCCTCTGGATTTGCTATGCTTCTGTgcttctgtttttctttcttctagtTGCCTCTTCTTGCTGTCTAAGCTGAATGAAGCTAAGTGATTCTCAGTAGATACAACTTTTCAGCTTCCACACTTGGGACAAAAATAAAGGATATACAAAGTCATACATGTATACATGTATGTCTACACTATACTCATAAGTAACAAAGTTAGGTGCCCTTGTCTTCACtgatattatgtatatataatataactaCAACTATATATTAGTACAACTGTACGCATAACTGCATAAGTGATGTTTAATATATGTATGCATTTCCACTATTTttggttctttttttttaaccCGTTCTTGTGTTTTAATATACTATCTTATATTTCTTTCCATCTAGCcggttataaaaaatattaaaatattatgtgtACATTAAAAATGTgttattttacatatttttaatatgtattttgtattaTAGCATATTATTTGTGTATACATAACATAATATTGTTGTTGATATATTTGGTATTTTGAATCTCCTAGTGcacataatatattattttaatgatgTATTGAAAAGTGAAGGTaacagattaaaaaaaataaaaaggtaaattaaattttgtttagagCCTTTGAAAATGCTCTTCAATCTTTCACTTTGCTGAAAATTTTCGGCATTCAGGCCATATGGACTGGGCATTCTCTTTCCTAATCACCTATTTAGGGCAAGATTTTCATCGGATTAGAGACTAATGTTACGATATTATTTAATGTAGTTAAGAAACCAAttttgttagaaacaagagacttaACTGGAGAAATGATGGTATATTATTGAGTGTAATCAAGTTGTCTATTCAAATTATCTATTTAAGTTAtctagaatgatacaatataaaagggtatttataggtactaagagaatcgtaataataaagacttaatctcctataataaatattcagatatactaaataatactaattgatcctaattgatcttaattatatCCTAACATctccctcaaactcaagtgatcACTTAGTTGAAACTTATTTAAACaacgaaataaaaaaaaacataaactaaTAGAACGGATGCAGATGAAACTGTCGGAACAAAGTGCAGACAGAACTGCCGCTTGCcggaaggaagcgcagacgAAACTGCCGGAAAGAAACGCAGACGGATCTGCCACAAGGAAGCACAGAAGaaactgccacgagagaacACAAACGGAACTGCCACGACTACGAGAGAACACAAATGGAGAAAACGCAGACGGAACTGTCGAAAAAGAGCAAAAACTATATGTTTTCTTCATGAGGATAGGTAAACAGCGGATGATAAGGTGAAAAAGCATCAAAAGATGacaaaagggaaagaagaatagtataaaaaaatgcaaaaattacgATGATTTCACCGCAAGAAAAATAACATATCCTTTTCAAGAAGGATACCATAGTTCTCATACCATGTTAGAAAGGGGAAAGAGAGTAATAGAAAAAATGTTTGTGAGTATTCAAGTTGTCTATTCAATTTgtctataataaaaatttaattcagttaagaacttaAGATTTAAGAAAACAATTAAACTCTTGTAAAATTTAATGACCAAATTTAacattttacttaaaaaatatatagaaaattaCCAGTAAGTAAACCAAGAATATTCAGTACGTTAATGGACACTAGTTCATTTGCTAATCCTTAGATGAGAGGTTACAAAAATATTGATTATATATTCGAAATTAACGCGATTTCGAGAGTGTTAAATTTGTACCTTAGTATGAGCGAGTAAATCAaatatcttaaaatattatatccAAAGTTTTGATATGGAGAGTTGGAGACAACAGAAATTACTTAATAATCGATCAACAAAAAAGTTCATACAtccagaaattaaaaaattaccgtccaaaatcaaatatttattaattagttcatttttattgtttatcgTACTTTATCCCATCCATAATATCTTGATGATATCATATGCATCACTAATCAATTACACCATCATTAAAtatcatatgaaaaaaaaagcacaaacatatatatactattctattttttatatatgacaatataaaaatacttatataGTTATCTAATTAAgttcatataattttaaataacattttaatgGATTTAATAAGCTATTTTTCTGATatgttaatatataattatttatatatgtatatatgtataaaaattatatttatttatgcatTGATTATTGACGCGTGTAATAATCTTTGGTGGGTTatgcatataaaaaatagatcttcctatttttttagttatctaGGCTGCCACTTTGGATTAAATGATGAATATATATGACTTAGGAAAAGTAGGGATTGTGATTGTCAAGATCATTTTTAATTTGGACTAAGCTAATCTCATAAAAgtaatggaaaaaaattaacaGACTCAAAGTGGTCCACTACATCTTGTTGATAATTACAgctatataataaataaattaattaattaaagcagtggttccaaataaataaataatgttatGCGCGTTTATCTTTTGAATTAAGAATATGTCTATCCAGATATGATGAGAAAGCTTTGATTAATTACTAATGTTCGTTCacttagttttttaaaattaagatcaaTTGCGGCACCAAAGTCCTATTTAGTACATACCATATGATGATTGAAAAAAGGACAAATGTTAAAAGAAATCAGATACCTGCggcatattttttttgttatggaagATTTGGCGTGTTGACCAAAGCAAGCCTGCCTTTTGAAcacccaattttttttataataaaaatattgtatgaaactaataaaaatatttatatatgatgaataatattttaagatacAAGTAAACTTCTATATTTTATGATCAAATAAActtctttcaattttcattagaatatggaaacaaaaagaaaaacaagcaaaacaattttcttcttctttcaatagaataaaatttatttggagTCCCCAACtacattatttatatatatacacggaACAATATCATTTATTTGAaacaattttttcttcttttaagtgaccaattattattattttttccgtTCCTcccatgaaacacaacatagatatCATGATCATGATCACAGTCACATACCAACTTTCCTTTACTCTATCCACCTGAAAAAATTAACCTTACGTGGTGCTACATCCTGGCGCCATGCAACTCATCAtaatatcaaatttataatatttatttaaataaattaataaattaatgacTAGACTAACCAACAAAAttgatttcttcttttaaaatatcTATAATTAAGCTTCAGACTAGATTTTTTTACATCAATGACATATAGTTAGCTACGGAGCATAACTTTCttattcaatattattttttactggAATTAAAGTAGAAGTTTCATTTGTTGTTGCctgcattttttttataattttcaaataaaaataaaacaatcaaatttcattttttatttttttcttatgaaatCTTAAAGTTAGAACATAGAAGCctctaaatataaaaatataaaccaaacaaacttctaataaaaaatgtgttatttgcaaaatattttaaaatttttaaatataaatttggaAATGtaagattttcttatttaatttgcaGTCTAAAATTATATCCATGGAAAGTTACAttcccaaaaataaaatttgcttcacttttatttacttttatttataatataacaCAGTCTTGGAGAAGGCTTTAGAGGGGATGAATCATGAATGTAAATAAAAGAGGgagtttaagatttttaaactCTTATTCACgagtaaattaaaatagataaagaagaataatttgaaattttcattatatatttttataattttatctattattataataatatattaactttaattttttctaatgCAATTAGttgagaaaaaataataaatttaaacaaaatcaaataaaaacacaTACTTAGAGACAACTTTTAAAAATGAGAGTTTTGGAAGGATCTAAAATGCTAATAAAAACCTCCAAAATTCTTCCTCcaccaaataataaaatttgtgaaTGAGTTTAACTTTCTAAaatctttccttcttctctaaAACTCTTCAAAGACCAAATTTGTGAAAAACAATCTAAAtgattaaacaaaaatttaaaatctaatcaaATTAGTACTAATTAATATTAAGAAGGTTGTTTAAACCACCGCCAGAAGGCGGGTGGAGGGTGGTCAGCCTATCACCGGACCTTCGTCCAACGGCCGGCCGCCATACCACCATTTATTTTTATGCTATTAAACAGTCTAATAATTATTCTCATTTTTAAAATGGTTAATTTTGTGGGGTTTTTTTTCCCGGaacaattattttatgattaaaatatatataattctgtAAATGATACACCATATAATATGATCACTAATACTCCTGAAAGGATTACGTTGGATCAATGCCCCAGTTTTCCAAATTCAACAGAGAATTTCATCAATTAAAAGAATGGGAAAATATACAAGGGTACTTGATAGAGAGACAACAATATATAAGAAAAACTGATTTTATAGATCCATTACCATTCCCAAAACACTCCCAAGctattaaataacaaaaatttgaaCCATCCATAGCCCTTTTTCATCATCACTAGTAGTAGATGAcaaaaaggataaaaagaaaaagaaatgaagttactcatttagagatttattttagaCACACAATAAtaagggaaaaaaataataaaatcatgaGTCTTAAAAAAGGT
The Arachis duranensis cultivar V14167 chromosome 5, aradu.V14167.gnm2.J7QH, whole genome shotgun sequence genome window above contains:
- the LOC107487070 gene encoding uncharacterized protein LOC107487070 isoform X2, whose translation is MKLQCHTLLRRAPLTTFPFNSTSNGTTTTLTLSVFRCHQTHPHQRLRFIPAYTKTGPSPLVDVNNNQVQQQQQQEQEDLEARVEKIIYRCRFLAIFGVFGSLIGSFLCFIKGSTIVAESFTSYLVDRTKIIQMLIEAIGTVMLVFGMGLYELFVSNLGSASSLPDQDPSHRSNLFGLFVLKERPKWLEISTVNELKTKVGHVIVMLLLIGLFDKSKRAVIQTPLDLLCFCASVFLSSSCLFLLSKLNEAK
- the LOC107487070 gene encoding uncharacterized protein LOC107487070 isoform X1 — protein: MKLQCHTLLRRAPLTTFPFNSTSNGTTTTLTLSVFRCHQTHPHQRLRFIPAYTKTGPSPLVDVNNNQVQQQQQQEQEDLEARVEKIIYRCRFLAIFGVFGSLIGSFLCFIKGSTIVAESFTSYLVDRTKIIQMLIEAIDVYLLGTVMLVFGMGLYELFVSNLGSASSLPDQDPSHRSNLFGLFVLKERPKWLEISTVNELKTKVGHVIVMLLLIGLFDKSKRAVIQTPLDLLCFCASVFLSSSCLFLLSKLNEAK